In Sphingobacterium thalpophilum, a genomic segment contains:
- a CDS encoding FadR/GntR family transcriptional regulator, with protein sequence MKTEAIVRRSLAEEVAAAIEEKIKLGEFPVESKLPTEPELMKQFAVGRSSIREAVKYLSQSGYLNVQQGLGTFVKSSTGHHALDSKIEKANFNDIFEVRHVLELRIIEKAAVNRTSKGLKDMAQALKNRAKYAEMGNLMACVDADIAFHSAIAESCGNSILTALYTTLSEHVNKFFMTIYKDTVPFLTSQQQHEELMLAIKDKEVKKAVDIANRIIQQL encoded by the coding sequence ATGAAGACTGAAGCTATCGTACGAAGATCCTTGGCAGAGGAAGTTGCCGCGGCAATAGAAGAAAAAATCAAATTAGGTGAATTTCCGGTAGAATCTAAACTTCCTACGGAACCAGAATTGATGAAACAATTTGCTGTGGGCAGATCCAGCATTCGTGAGGCGGTCAAATATTTAAGTCAATCAGGCTATCTCAATGTACAACAAGGTCTTGGTACTTTTGTTAAAAGTAGCACAGGTCATCATGCTCTTGACTCAAAAATTGAAAAAGCCAATTTTAACGATATTTTTGAAGTTAGACACGTATTGGAATTGCGAATTATTGAAAAAGCTGCCGTAAATCGTACTTCGAAAGGCCTCAAGGATATGGCTCAAGCGCTCAAAAATAGAGCGAAATATGCCGAAATGGGAAATTTGATGGCGTGCGTGGATGCCGATATTGCCTTTCACAGTGCGATTGCTGAATCATGTGGAAATAGTATTTTGACCGCTTTATATACAACTTTATCTGAACATGTCAATAAGTTCTTCATGACTATTTATAAGGATACAGTACCCTTCTTAACTTCACAACAGCAACACGAGGAACTGATGTTGGCAATCAAAGATAAAGAAGTGAAAAAAGCTGTTGATATTGCTAACCGAATTATCCAACAGCTGTAA
- a CDS encoding MFS transporter, giving the protein MKTQSLNPSGSWKSSETVYAILFAISLSHLLNDLIQSVIPAVYPMLKSNYALSFTQIGIITLVFQLTASILQPFVGLYTDKNPTPRSLAVGMLFSLAGLICISFASNFIYILLSVSLIGMGSSIFHPEASRVAHLASGGKKGLAQSIFQVGGNAGGAIGPLLVALIVIPLGQQYIGVFGVLAIVAVMILTYVGNWYQIHLKPKTQTTAVGASKADLPKSKVVFALVILLVLIFSKYFYMASMTSYFTFYLINKFHVSVQESQIYLFIFLASVAAGTILGGPLGDRYGRKLIIWVSILGAAPFTLLLPHVGLGLTIILAILIGLIISSAFSAILVYATELIPGKVGMIAGLFFGFAFGMGGIGSAVLGWLADQTSIEYVFNICAYLPLIGVVTGLLPNISQQKK; this is encoded by the coding sequence ATGAAAACACAATCTTTAAACCCGAGTGGATCTTGGAAAAGCTCCGAAACCGTCTATGCGATTTTATTTGCGATTAGTCTTTCACACTTGCTCAATGACTTGATTCAGTCGGTCATCCCGGCAGTATATCCCATGTTAAAATCAAATTATGCGCTTAGTTTTACCCAAATTGGTATTATAACGTTGGTTTTTCAGCTTACTGCTTCTATTTTGCAACCCTTCGTTGGTTTGTATACAGATAAAAACCCTACACCACGATCACTCGCTGTCGGTATGCTTTTCTCTTTAGCAGGATTGATATGCATTTCTTTTGCGTCAAACTTTATCTACATTCTCCTTTCTGTAAGTCTTATTGGCATGGGTTCATCTATATTTCATCCTGAAGCTTCTCGAGTTGCTCATTTAGCTTCCGGAGGCAAAAAGGGGCTCGCCCAGTCTATCTTCCAAGTCGGTGGTAATGCTGGTGGTGCGATAGGTCCCCTTCTTGTAGCGCTTATTGTGATCCCTTTGGGCCAACAATACATTGGTGTATTTGGCGTATTGGCCATTGTAGCCGTTATGATTCTTACTTATGTCGGTAATTGGTATCAAATACATCTCAAGCCTAAGACACAAACAACTGCTGTTGGTGCTTCAAAAGCCGACCTGCCAAAATCAAAAGTAGTATTTGCACTTGTAATTTTATTGGTACTCATTTTTTCCAAATATTTTTACATGGCTTCCATGACCAGTTATTTCACCTTCTATTTGATCAATAAATTCCATGTTTCGGTTCAGGAATCTCAAATATACTTATTTATATTTCTTGCTTCTGTAGCTGCGGGAACTATATTAGGGGGGCCATTGGGAGATCGCTATGGGCGTAAACTAATTATCTGGGTATCGATTCTCGGAGCGGCTCCGTTCACATTACTATTGCCACACGTGGGTCTAGGGCTAACCATTATCCTCGCTATTTTAATAGGTCTTATTATATCGTCTGCATTCTCTGCTATCTTGGTCTATGCGACAGAACTCATCCCAGGAAAGGTCGGAATGATTGCTGGTTTATTTTTTGGCTTTGCTTTTGGTATGGGGGGAATTGGTTCAGCAGTTCTGGGCTGGCTTGCAGATCAAACCTCAATCGAATATGTATTTAATATCTGTGCTTATCTTCCATTAATCGGAGTAGTTACAGGGCTATTACCTAATATAAGTCAGCAGAAAAAGTAA
- a CDS encoding TonB-dependent receptor, with protein sequence MINCHYFSNQWKRAFWTGSLCSLVALSPQIVDATTLASYGILFQQEQSVSGTVHDESGMPIPGVTVSVNGTKLVTKTDVQGRYKLDKVPASAIINFRMVGKQSMDEAVKGRQTIDITLLNSESNLEEVVVVGYGKQRKETVTGAVATVKGSDLAQSPALNVSNALTGRVPGVTATNGSAEPGYDGSNIKIRGTNTLGNSSPLVVIDGVPAREGGIDRINPRDIENISVLKDASAAIYGARAANGVILVTTRRGKTGKPQFSYTFNQGYSQPTVIPKLTDASQFAAIRNELEIYNLPVEEWSAAYTAINEKGSYNKQGGGVLDAPFKPEDIQKFKDGSDPWGHPNTDWYKATLKNWSPQQRHNLQINGGTEDVKYLMSLGYQNQDAYYKNSATGYKQYDLRINLDANISQYIKTQFGVLGRQENRNFPTKSAGTVFRMLMRGNPTQPAIWPNGMPGPDIENGENPVVITTNATGYDHDKRYYFQTNGQVEITNPWIDGLKLTLNASVDKYVKNQKTWVTPWTLYSWQGAYEADGSTPQLVPGRRGPADPNLNQSNEDQLNILLGGILSFERKFGDHQVNAIAGINRETIDNDKFSAYRRYFLSNAIDYLFAGGEQEKNNDGSAWKRARLNYFGRFGYNYKSKYIAEFLWRYDGSYMFPESERFGFFPGAMAGWVVSEENFWKENVPVINYFKIRASYGQMGNDNIYYDDKLQEYQYFSTYSFGTYIVNDKLAKTLFESRVPNEMITWEVANNYNLGFDFQFLQGKLNFEFDIFKNRRNSILWRKNASIPQSTGMTLPAENIGKVDNKGWEFNLGYSGKVGDLGYTVGVNGGYAKNKIIFWDEAPGAPAWQQSTGKPIKTDIYYVYDGVFRDMEDIANNKLDYSAITKTLRPGDMKYKDFNGDGKITPDDKVRRDKNSDPTFQGGFNFSLTYKDFDLSVLFQGATGGEIRVGTDESGSIGNFVEEFYDKRWSISNPSSVYPRLTDRGNQYYSYNNTYWMRSTDYLRLKNVEIGYNLASSICSKIGIGSLRLYANGMNLITWSKIKMYDPEAVNALGQYYPQARLINFGALLSF encoded by the coding sequence ATGATTAACTGCCATTATTTCTCAAATCAATGGAAGAGAGCGTTTTGGACTGGATCATTGTGCTCACTAGTGGCCTTGAGTCCCCAAATCGTCGATGCTACAACCCTCGCAAGCTATGGAATTCTCTTTCAGCAGGAGCAAAGTGTTTCTGGAACGGTGCATGATGAATCTGGAATGCCAATTCCTGGAGTAACAGTTTCCGTCAATGGAACAAAGTTAGTAACTAAAACCGACGTTCAAGGTAGATACAAGTTAGACAAAGTCCCCGCAAGTGCGATTATTAATTTCCGGATGGTCGGCAAACAATCTATGGATGAAGCTGTAAAAGGAAGACAGACCATCGATATCACACTTCTTAATTCGGAATCGAATCTCGAAGAAGTCGTTGTTGTTGGTTACGGAAAGCAACGCAAAGAGACTGTCACCGGTGCCGTAGCCACTGTGAAGGGAAGCGATCTAGCACAATCACCGGCATTGAACGTTTCCAATGCATTAACAGGACGCGTCCCGGGCGTTACAGCAACCAACGGGAGCGCCGAGCCTGGCTACGATGGTTCCAATATCAAAATCCGGGGAACGAATACACTGGGTAATAGCAGTCCCTTAGTCGTTATTGATGGAGTTCCTGCGCGTGAAGGAGGAATTGATCGTATTAATCCCCGAGATATAGAAAATATCTCGGTTCTAAAAGATGCTTCTGCTGCTATTTATGGAGCCAGGGCAGCCAATGGGGTTATTCTCGTTACGACAAGAAGAGGAAAAACAGGAAAACCGCAGTTTTCTTATACGTTCAACCAAGGGTATTCCCAACCTACCGTTATTCCTAAATTAACAGATGCCTCCCAGTTTGCGGCAATTAGAAATGAACTCGAAATTTATAACCTCCCTGTTGAAGAATGGTCTGCTGCTTATACAGCGATCAACGAGAAAGGCAGTTACAATAAACAAGGTGGAGGAGTTTTGGATGCGCCGTTTAAACCAGAAGATATCCAAAAGTTCAAAGACGGATCAGATCCTTGGGGGCATCCCAATACTGACTGGTATAAAGCTACGCTAAAAAACTGGTCACCTCAACAGCGCCACAACCTCCAAATCAATGGCGGTACTGAGGATGTCAAGTATCTGATGTCTTTGGGGTATCAAAATCAGGATGCCTACTATAAAAATTCGGCTACAGGTTATAAACAGTATGACTTAAGGATCAATCTGGACGCCAATATAAGTCAGTATATCAAAACACAATTTGGTGTTTTAGGAAGACAGGAAAACCGAAATTTCCCCACCAAGAGTGCTGGCACGGTCTTTAGAATGCTGATGCGGGGAAATCCAACACAACCAGCAATATGGCCTAATGGAATGCCGGGACCAGATATCGAAAATGGCGAAAACCCCGTGGTAATTACGACCAATGCGACAGGTTACGATCACGATAAACGCTACTATTTTCAAACAAATGGTCAGGTTGAGATTACAAATCCCTGGATAGATGGTCTTAAATTAACACTTAATGCCTCTGTTGACAAATATGTAAAAAATCAAAAAACATGGGTTACACCCTGGACTTTGTATTCTTGGCAGGGCGCTTATGAGGCCGATGGCAGCACACCACAACTGGTTCCTGGAAGACGTGGGCCTGCCGATCCAAATTTAAACCAAAGCAATGAAGATCAACTGAATATCTTACTTGGTGGAATCTTAAGCTTTGAGCGGAAATTTGGTGACCATCAGGTAAATGCTATAGCCGGTATCAACAGAGAAACAATTGATAATGATAAATTCAGCGCGTATCGTCGCTATTTTCTTTCAAATGCGATCGACTATCTTTTTGCCGGTGGAGAACAGGAAAAAAATAACGATGGATCTGCATGGAAAAGAGCGCGGCTAAATTACTTTGGGCGATTTGGCTATAATTATAAAAGCAAGTATATCGCAGAATTCCTTTGGCGTTATGACGGATCGTATATGTTCCCTGAAAGTGAACGGTTCGGTTTCTTTCCAGGTGCCATGGCGGGATGGGTCGTGTCGGAAGAGAATTTCTGGAAGGAAAATGTCCCTGTGATTAATTATTTCAAGATCCGTGCGTCATATGGCCAGATGGGTAATGACAACATCTACTATGATGATAAATTACAAGAATATCAATATTTTTCAACCTATTCCTTTGGTACTTATATCGTCAATGATAAGCTAGCCAAAACCCTTTTTGAAAGCCGTGTTCCTAATGAGATGATTACTTGGGAGGTTGCCAATAACTATAATTTAGGGTTTGATTTTCAATTTTTACAAGGAAAGCTGAATTTCGAGTTTGATATTTTTAAAAATCGCCGTAATTCCATTCTATGGAGAAAAAATGCGTCAATACCACAAAGTACAGGGATGACATTACCGGCAGAAAATATTGGCAAAGTGGATAACAAGGGTTGGGAATTTAACTTAGGTTATAGTGGCAAGGTGGGAGATTTGGGGTACACGGTTGGTGTGAATGGTGGTTATGCTAAAAACAAAATTATCTTCTGGGATGAAGCCCCGGGCGCCCCTGCATGGCAGCAAAGTACAGGTAAACCTATCAAAACGGATATTTATTATGTCTATGACGGCGTATTCCGTGACATGGAAGATATCGCCAACAATAAATTGGACTATAGTGCCATTACGAAAACTTTACGCCCTGGAGATATGAAATATAAAGATTTCAATGGTGACGGAAAGATTACCCCCGATGATAAAGTAAGACGAGACAAGAATAGTGACCCAACATTTCAGGGAGGTTTCAATTTTAGTCTGACCTATAAGGATTTTGACTTATCGGTACTATTTCAAGGAGCTACAGGAGGAGAGATACGTGTAGGAACGGATGAATCTGGATCTATCGGAAATTTTGTGGAAGAATTCTATGATAAACGCTGGAGCATCAGTAACCCAAGTAGCGTTTATCCACGTTTGACAGACCGTGGCAATCAATATTATTCTTATAACAATACCTATTGGATGCGGAGTACCGATTATTTGCGGCTTAAAAATGTGGAAATAGGATATAATCTGGCCTCAAGCATTTGTAGTAAAATTGGCATTGGTTCTTTACGTCTATATGCAAATGGCATGAATTTAATAACGTGGAGTAAGATCAAAATGTATGATCCAGAAGCCGTTAATGCATTAGGGCAATATTATCCGCAGGCAAGATTGATTAATTTTGGCGCATTATTATCGTTCTAA
- a CDS encoding RagB/SusD family nutrient uptake outer membrane protein, with protein MKKIKNISLILLVLSASLQACNDDFVSTKPLSEVPQEIVWSDAGLSEAFVTEIYNGFGVGGFYEQEMASMTDEALFTHPNRGINTVTESRSNPADQGYIMDTYEYGRMYTRIRATNIAISNLSAPKFDKAKADKLLGEAYFLRGYYYQQLLRFYGGIPIDNKIYTLNDKDYMVPRNSYEECVNAIVKDLDSAALLLKGSSSTKGRANETAVLALKSRVLLYAASDLHDAGKAKAKSTLLAGYKNPEYLMYTSGNQVERWTKAKAAAKAVLDHTEFAYKLDLTQPASPNEGTANYMAVSLGGGSKTVDFTAGKDIILGRFFIDEKDERGGWVGRDNGPNGYHNWAGNTPIQLLVDDYETIDGQKFSWSNPTMAASPYQNRDPRLKATILYDGADWKPRTADVAERDKANQIQTGQYEIMNAKGQKVIQFGLDTRKSPIEDWNGSRTGYYIRKFTDPDPTMQDQNTRQRIPWPMFRYTEAILNYVEACLELGEENEAKTWLNKIRFRAGMPAIPTAETGAALKARYRNERRIELAYEEHRFFDARRWMIAAETIGRKANIINITGTLKAGKNVTLYQYNPDNYTYTYTVSNIDPGIENRNWDDKMYYTSLHRDEVNRNTKLIQNPGY; from the coding sequence ATGAAAAAAATTAAGAATATATCACTTATACTACTTGTACTTTCTGCATCATTACAAGCTTGTAATGATGATTTTGTGAGCACGAAGCCACTCAGTGAAGTTCCACAGGAGATCGTTTGGTCGGATGCTGGTTTGTCTGAGGCTTTCGTGACAGAAATCTATAACGGTTTTGGGGTAGGAGGCTTTTATGAGCAAGAAATGGCATCCATGACCGACGAAGCTTTATTTACACACCCTAATCGGGGCATAAATACCGTGACCGAATCTCGATCAAATCCAGCTGATCAAGGCTATATTATGGATACTTACGAATACGGTCGCATGTATACGCGCATCCGGGCAACTAACATTGCCATCTCCAATTTGAGTGCACCCAAGTTTGACAAAGCAAAAGCCGATAAGCTGTTAGGCGAAGCCTATTTCCTGCGTGGGTATTATTATCAACAGCTCTTACGCTTTTATGGTGGCATCCCCATCGATAATAAGATATATACATTGAACGATAAAGACTATATGGTTCCGAGGAATAGCTATGAGGAGTGTGTCAATGCCATCGTGAAAGATCTAGACAGCGCAGCTCTTTTGTTAAAGGGCAGTTCATCAACAAAGGGACGTGCAAATGAAACTGCAGTATTGGCCTTAAAATCAAGGGTATTACTCTATGCTGCCAGCGATCTCCACGATGCGGGTAAAGCCAAAGCAAAATCAACATTATTGGCAGGGTATAAAAATCCAGAATATCTAATGTACACGAGTGGCAATCAGGTGGAGCGTTGGACAAAAGCAAAGGCCGCAGCAAAAGCCGTACTGGATCATACAGAATTCGCCTATAAGTTAGACCTAACTCAACCCGCTTCGCCTAATGAGGGTACTGCCAACTATATGGCCGTATCGTTAGGAGGGGGGAGCAAGACAGTTGATTTTACAGCAGGAAAAGATATTATTCTGGGGAGATTCTTTATTGACGAAAAGGATGAACGTGGTGGCTGGGTAGGGCGAGACAACGGTCCAAATGGCTATCATAACTGGGCCGGAAATACACCGATACAACTCTTGGTAGACGACTACGAGACTATTGATGGCCAAAAATTCAGCTGGTCAAATCCTACTATGGCAGCCAGCCCTTATCAAAATCGTGACCCACGTTTAAAGGCAACAATTTTATACGACGGTGCGGATTGGAAACCTAGGACAGCTGATGTCGCTGAAAGAGATAAGGCGAATCAAATCCAAACAGGTCAATACGAAATAATGAATGCCAAAGGACAAAAGGTTATCCAATTTGGCCTTGACACAAGAAAAAGCCCGATTGAAGATTGGAATGGTTCACGGACTGGATATTATATTCGTAAATTTACAGATCCGGACCCTACAATGCAGGATCAAAACACAAGACAGCGCATTCCCTGGCCAATGTTTCGCTATACAGAGGCGATATTGAACTATGTAGAAGCATGTCTTGAATTAGGAGAAGAGAATGAAGCTAAAACATGGTTAAACAAAATCCGCTTTAGAGCTGGAATGCCTGCAATTCCAACCGCCGAAACCGGAGCGGCTCTAAAAGCACGTTATAGAAACGAGCGCCGTATTGAATTAGCCTACGAGGAGCATCGCTTCTTTGACGCGCGACGCTGGATGATAGCCGCGGAAACTATAGGTCGTAAAGCAAATATTATAAACATCACGGGAACCCTTAAGGCGGGTAAAAATGTAACTCTTTATCAATATAATCCCGATAACTACACCTATACCTATACGGTATCCAATATTGATCCAGGTATCGAAAATAGGAACTGGGATGACAAAATGTACTACACGTCTTTGCATCGCGATGAGGTTAATCGAAATACAAAATTGATCCAAAATCCAGGTTACTAG
- a CDS encoding serine hydrolase: protein MKALPITGIFAILVSTAFAQTTPQKIKEISHVESSLIPPVRFEGEPAWNIKSRMEFYQVPGVSIAVIKNAEILWSKTYGFADLDSKTPVRSNTLFQVASMSKPVSAYAALKEVELGKLASNADVNLYLKSWKIPENNWTRAKNVTLKNIISHTAGLTVSGFPGYRTTDPIPTAVEVLSGLKPANTPMVYVDKLPGLNFRYSGGGYTVLQQMLVDIEGKDYSSIMEEKVLSPLGMKNSTFAQPLPELKKQFAATAYTVDGKKVEERYHVYPEQAAAGLWSTAEDYARFVIDIQRTLNGKSSTIISKKMAEEFTSPYIEPIIGLGVFLEDYDGSSYFCHGGWNEGFSSYFVGNKTSGDGVVILTNTNKPEFINELVRAVALTYQWPNYLAPINKILPLSSQELNVNSGRYRSGKYGVIRVYSQSGKLMSVQNLDKPVELVKVSANTFVMRDRNVNVVFSKDTESGQYELVQVLRDKKIYSKNPKVNANDRTPLELILEGNFEDGLKAFQKAKEQDSDDELLSEGFLNGAGYELLKQHKINQAIDIFKVNKVLYPKSENVYDSLAEAYLKSGQIDSAKKNYQKVREINPKNERVSKILETL, encoded by the coding sequence ATGAAAGCTTTACCAATTACTGGAATTTTTGCGATACTAGTGTCAACCGCATTTGCTCAAACGACCCCTCAAAAAATAAAGGAGATTTCTCATGTCGAATCCAGTCTCATACCGCCTGTTCGTTTTGAGGGTGAGCCGGCCTGGAATATTAAGTCGCGCATGGAATTTTATCAGGTTCCAGGTGTAAGCATCGCCGTGATAAAAAACGCTGAAATATTATGGAGCAAAACGTATGGTTTTGCCGATCTCGATTCGAAAACACCAGTTAGGTCAAACACCTTATTTCAGGTGGCGTCCATGAGCAAGCCCGTAAGTGCATACGCTGCATTGAAGGAAGTGGAGCTTGGCAAGTTGGCATCCAATGCCGATGTGAATTTATACCTGAAATCCTGGAAAATACCCGAAAATAATTGGACCAGAGCGAAAAATGTTACACTCAAAAATATCATTAGCCACACTGCGGGACTTACTGTAAGTGGGTTCCCGGGCTATCGGACAACAGACCCAATTCCTACAGCGGTAGAAGTACTGAGTGGTCTAAAGCCTGCTAATACACCTATGGTGTATGTTGATAAACTTCCTGGCTTAAATTTTCGGTATTCAGGCGGTGGCTATACCGTACTTCAACAGATGCTCGTTGATATTGAAGGGAAAGATTATAGTAGCATCATGGAAGAAAAGGTACTCTCACCTTTGGGTATGAAAAATAGCACTTTTGCCCAGCCTCTTCCTGAGTTGAAAAAACAATTTGCGGCGACGGCTTATACTGTAGATGGTAAAAAAGTCGAAGAAAGATATCATGTCTACCCAGAGCAGGCGGCTGCTGGCTTGTGGTCAACAGCAGAAGATTACGCTAGATTCGTGATCGATATTCAACGGACCTTAAATGGCAAAAGTAGTACTATTATTTCCAAGAAGATGGCCGAAGAATTCACAAGCCCCTATATTGAACCTATTATAGGATTAGGTGTCTTTCTGGAAGATTACGACGGTTCATCTTATTTTTGCCATGGTGGATGGAACGAAGGCTTTAGCTCCTATTTTGTTGGAAATAAAACAAGCGGTGATGGCGTAGTTATTCTTACAAATACAAACAAACCTGAATTTATCAACGAACTTGTCCGAGCGGTTGCATTAACCTATCAATGGCCCAATTACCTGGCCCCAATAAATAAAATTTTGCCGCTCAGTTCTCAAGAACTGAATGTCAATAGTGGACGTTATCGATCTGGCAAATACGGTGTTATAAGGGTCTATAGTCAGAGTGGCAAGCTTATGTCAGTCCAAAATCTAGACAAGCCTGTAGAGTTGGTTAAAGTGTCGGCAAATACTTTTGTTATGCGAGATCGAAACGTGAACGTAGTATTTTCAAAGGATACCGAAAGCGGTCAATATGAGCTTGTACAGGTTTTGCGTGATAAAAAGATTTATTCCAAAAATCCGAAAGTCAATGCAAATGACCGGACTCCACTAGAGCTTATTTTAGAAGGAAATTTCGAGGATGGATTAAAAGCTTTTCAAAAAGCAAAAGAACAGGATAGTGACGATGAGTTGCTTTCAGAAGGTTTCCTGAACGGTGCAGGTTATGAATTGCTCAAACAGCATAAAATAAACCAAGCTATTGACATATTTAAGGTGAATAAGGTGCTATATCCTAAAAGTGAAAATGTTTATGATAGTTTAGCGGAAGCCTACCTGAAATCTGGACAAATAGATAGTGCCAAGAAGAACTATCAAAAAGTTCGCGAAATTAATCCTAAAAACGAAAGAGTAAGTAAGATTTTAGAAACGTTATAA
- a CDS encoding IS4 family transposase, which produces MINLNVFSQILSLIDRELFKDLVSKHKSDKHQKGINSWTHLVSMLFCHFSSADSVRDISNGLRSTTGNLNHLGVVRAPSKSNISYINTHRTHELFKDLYYSVLDRLWQKDTHFRKDLGQLKRKVYLMDASIIPLCLSVFDWAKFRSTKGAVKLHTVLDYDGCLPVFMQITDGKVHESQRAGSYSFSKGSVVVVDRGYVDYSWLGDLDSRGCYFVTRSKVNMKYNVIKSYQSDALKEKGILKDELIELSGAARNKYNSTPLRLIHFWDSTTGNEYHFLTNNTKWKASLVANIYKQRWHIEVFFKHLKQRLKVSTFKGTSENAVMIQIWTSLIGILLLKYLQKKAKYDWNLSNLVAFIRMNIFVKINIWQWIDDPFLRPPIKGKKGQLKIFAD; this is translated from the coding sequence ATGATAAATTTAAATGTTTTTAGTCAGATTTTATCTCTTATCGACCGCGAATTATTCAAAGATTTGGTTTCAAAGCACAAAAGTGACAAACATCAGAAAGGGATCAACAGCTGGACGCATCTAGTCAGTATGCTTTTCTGTCATTTTTCCTCGGCAGATTCGGTCCGTGATATTAGTAACGGTCTACGCAGTACCACTGGTAATCTGAACCACTTAGGTGTAGTAAGAGCTCCAAGTAAGTCTAATATATCCTATATCAACACACACCGTACCCATGAACTTTTCAAAGATCTTTACTATTCTGTTTTGGATAGGCTTTGGCAAAAGGACACCCATTTTCGCAAAGATCTTGGTCAGCTAAAGCGTAAAGTATATCTGATGGATGCAAGCATCATCCCCTTATGTCTATCTGTATTTGACTGGGCAAAGTTTCGCAGCACCAAAGGTGCCGTAAAGCTGCACACTGTCTTGGATTATGATGGCTGCCTACCTGTTTTTATGCAGATTACCGATGGAAAAGTACATGAGAGCCAGCGAGCCGGTAGTTACAGTTTTTCCAAGGGAAGCGTGGTGGTAGTGGACCGTGGCTACGTGGATTACAGCTGGCTTGGGGATTTGGACAGCAGGGGTTGTTATTTTGTTACCAGGAGTAAAGTGAACATGAAGTACAACGTTATCAAGTCCTACCAGAGCGATGCCCTTAAGGAAAAGGGCATCCTTAAGGATGAGCTCATTGAGCTATCCGGTGCTGCCCGCAATAAATACAATTCCACACCGTTACGCCTGATCCACTTTTGGGACAGCACCACTGGCAATGAGTACCACTTTTTGACCAATAATACGAAGTGGAAGGCTTCTTTGGTGGCAAACATCTATAAACAACGCTGGCATATCGAAGTCTTCTTCAAGCATCTAAAGCAGCGCTTAAAAGTATCGACATTCAAAGGGACTTCTGAAAATGCAGTGATGATCCAGATCTGGACTTCACTCATTGGCATATTACTGTTAAAATACTTACAAAAAAAGGCCAAATATGACTGGAACCTGTCCAATCTGGTCGCATTCATCAGAATGAATATCTTCGTGAAAATAAACATCTGGCAATGGATAGATGATCCCTTTCTCAGGCCGCCTATAAAAGGAAAAAAGGGACAGCTAAAGATTTTTGCAGATTGA